One Homo sapiens chromosome 3, GRCh38.p14 Primary Assembly genomic window carries:
- the KLHDC8B gene encoding kelch domain-containing protein 8B isoform X3: MSAGGGRAFAWQVFPPMPTCRVYGTVAHQDGHLLVLGGCGRAGLPLDTAETLDMASHTWLALAPLPTARAGAAAVVLGKQVLVVGGVDEVQSPVAAVEAFLMDEGRWERRATLPQAAMGVATVERDGMVYALGGMGPDTAPQAQVRVYEPRRDCWLSLPSMPTPCYGASTFLHGNKIYVLGTPIPLTGGRQGKLPVTAFEAFDLEARTWTRHPSLPSRRAFAGCAMAEGSVFSLGGLQQPGPHNFYSRPHFVNTVEMFDLEHGSWTKLPRSLRMRDKRADFVVGSLGGHIVAIGGLGNQPCPLGSVESFSLARRRWEALPAMPTARCSCSSLQAGPRLFVIGGVAQGPSQAVEALCLRDGV, encoded by the exons ATGTCTGCAGGAGGTGGCCGGGCCTTTGCTTGGCAAGTGTTCCCCCCCATGCCCACTTGCCGGGTCTATGGCACAGTGGCACACCAAGATGGGCACCTGCTGGTGTTGGGGGGTTGTGGCCGGGCTGGACTGCCCCTGGACACTGCTGAGACACTGGACATGGCCTCGCACACATGGCTGGCACTGGCACCCCTGCCCACTGCCCGGGCTGGTGCAGCTGCGGTAGTTCTGGGCAAGCAGGTGCTAGTGGTGGGTGGTGTGGATGAGGTCCAGAGCCCGGTAGCTGCTGTAGAGGCCTTCCTGATGGATGAGGGCCGCTGGGAGCGTCGGGCCACCCTCCCTCAAGCAGCCATGGGGGTTGCAACTGTGGAGAGAG ATGGTATGGTGTATGCTCTGGGGGGAATGGGCCCTGACACGGCCCCCCAGGCCCAGGTACGTGTGTATGAGCCCCGTCGGGACTGCTGGCTTTCGCTACCCTCCATGCCCACACCCTGCTATGGGGCCTCCACCTTCCTGCACGGGAACAAGATCTATGTCCTGG GTACCCCAATTCCATTGACAGGGGGCCGCCAGGGCAAGCTCCCGGTGACTGCTTTTGAAGCCTTTGATCTGGAGGCCCGTACATGGACCCGGCATCCAAGCCTACCCAGCCGTCGGGCCTTTGCTGGCTGCGCCATGGCTGAAGGCAGCGTCTTTAGCCTGGGTGGCCTGCAGCAGCCTGGGCCCCACAACTTCTACTCTCGCCCACACTTTGTCAACACTGTGGAGATGTTTGACCTGGAGCATG GGTCCTGGACCAAATTGCCCCGCAGCCTGCGCATGAGGGATAAGAGGGCAGACTTTGTGGTTGGGTCCCTTGGGGGCCACATTGTGGCCATTGGGGGCCTTG GAAACCAGCCATGTCCTTTGGGCTCTGTGGAGAGCTTTAGCCTTGCACGGCGGCGCTGGGAGGCATTGCCTGCCATGCCCACTGCCCGCTGCTCCTGCTCTAGTCTGCAGGCTGGGCCCCGGCTGTTTGTTATTGGGGGTGTGGCCCAGGGCCCCAGTCAAGCCGTGGAGGCACTGTGTCTGCGTGATGGGGTCTGA
- the KLHDC8B gene encoding kelch domain-containing protein 8B isoform X1, with the protein MSAGGGRAFAWQVFPPMPTCRVYGTVAHQDGHLLVLGGCGRAGLPLDTAETLDMASHTWLALAPLPTARAGAAAVVLGKQVLVVGGVDEVQSPVAAVEAFLMDEGRWERRATLPQAAMGVATVERGEWPPKEGTSDGMVYALGGMGPDTAPQAQVRVYEPRRDCWLSLPSMPTPCYGASTFLHGNKIYVLGTPIPLTGGRQGKLPVTAFEAFDLEARTWTRHPSLPSRRAFAGCAMAEGSVFSLGGLQQPGPHNFYSRPHFVNTVEMFDLEHGSWTKLPRSLRMRDKRADFVVGSLGGHIVAIGGLGNQPCPLGSVESFSLARRRWEALPAMPTARCSCSSLQAGPRLFVIGGVAQGPSQAVEALCLRDGV; encoded by the exons ATGTCTGCAGGAGGTGGCCGGGCCTTTGCTTGGCAAGTGTTCCCCCCCATGCCCACTTGCCGGGTCTATGGCACAGTGGCACACCAAGATGGGCACCTGCTGGTGTTGGGGGGTTGTGGCCGGGCTGGACTGCCCCTGGACACTGCTGAGACACTGGACATGGCCTCGCACACATGGCTGGCACTGGCACCCCTGCCCACTGCCCGGGCTGGTGCAGCTGCGGTAGTTCTGGGCAAGCAGGTGCTAGTGGTGGGTGGTGTGGATGAGGTCCAGAGCCCGGTAGCTGCTGTAGAGGCCTTCCTGATGGATGAGGGCCGCTGGGAGCGTCGGGCCACCCTCCCTCAAGCAGCCATGGGGGTTGCAACTGTGGAGAGAGGTGAGTGGCCTCCCAAGGAAGGCACTTCAG ATGGTATGGTGTATGCTCTGGGGGGAATGGGCCCTGACACGGCCCCCCAGGCCCAGGTACGTGTGTATGAGCCCCGTCGGGACTGCTGGCTTTCGCTACCCTCCATGCCCACACCCTGCTATGGGGCCTCCACCTTCCTGCACGGGAACAAGATCTATGTCCTGG GTACCCCAATTCCATTGACAGGGGGCCGCCAGGGCAAGCTCCCGGTGACTGCTTTTGAAGCCTTTGATCTGGAGGCCCGTACATGGACCCGGCATCCAAGCCTACCCAGCCGTCGGGCCTTTGCTGGCTGCGCCATGGCTGAAGGCAGCGTCTTTAGCCTGGGTGGCCTGCAGCAGCCTGGGCCCCACAACTTCTACTCTCGCCCACACTTTGTCAACACTGTGGAGATGTTTGACCTGGAGCATG GGTCCTGGACCAAATTGCCCCGCAGCCTGCGCATGAGGGATAAGAGGGCAGACTTTGTGGTTGGGTCCCTTGGGGGCCACATTGTGGCCATTGGGGGCCTTG GAAACCAGCCATGTCCTTTGGGCTCTGTGGAGAGCTTTAGCCTTGCACGGCGGCGCTGGGAGGCATTGCCTGCCATGCCCACTGCCCGCTGCTCCTGCTCTAGTCTGCAGGCTGGGCCCCGGCTGTTTGTTATTGGGGGTGTGGCCCAGGGCCCCAGTCAAGCCGTGGAGGCACTGTGTCTGCGTGATGGGGTCTGA
- the KLHDC8B gene encoding kelch domain-containing protein 8B isoform X2, producing MSAGGGRAFAWQVFPPMPTCRVYGTVAHQDGHLLVLGGCGRAGLPLDTAETLDMASHTWLALAPLPTARAGAAAVVLGKQVLVVGGVDEVQSPVAAVEAFLMDEGRWERRATLPQAAMGVATVERGEWPPKEGTSDGMVYALGGMGPDTAPQAQVRVYEPRRDCWLSLPSMPTPCYGASTFLHGNKIYVLGGRQGKLPVTAFEAFDLEARTWTRHPSLPSRRAFAGCAMAEGSVFSLGGLQQPGPHNFYSRPHFVNTVEMFDLEHGSWTKLPRSLRMRDKRADFVVGSLGGHIVAIGGLGNQPCPLGSVESFSLARRRWEALPAMPTARCSCSSLQAGPRLFVIGGVAQGPSQAVEALCLRDGV from the exons ATGTCTGCAGGAGGTGGCCGGGCCTTTGCTTGGCAAGTGTTCCCCCCCATGCCCACTTGCCGGGTCTATGGCACAGTGGCACACCAAGATGGGCACCTGCTGGTGTTGGGGGGTTGTGGCCGGGCTGGACTGCCCCTGGACACTGCTGAGACACTGGACATGGCCTCGCACACATGGCTGGCACTGGCACCCCTGCCCACTGCCCGGGCTGGTGCAGCTGCGGTAGTTCTGGGCAAGCAGGTGCTAGTGGTGGGTGGTGTGGATGAGGTCCAGAGCCCGGTAGCTGCTGTAGAGGCCTTCCTGATGGATGAGGGCCGCTGGGAGCGTCGGGCCACCCTCCCTCAAGCAGCCATGGGGGTTGCAACTGTGGAGAGAGGTGAGTGGCCTCCCAAGGAAGGCACTTCAG ATGGTATGGTGTATGCTCTGGGGGGAATGGGCCCTGACACGGCCCCCCAGGCCCAGGTACGTGTGTATGAGCCCCGTCGGGACTGCTGGCTTTCGCTACCCTCCATGCCCACACCCTGCTATGGGGCCTCCACCTTCCTGCACGGGAACAAGATCTATGTCCTGG GGGGCCGCCAGGGCAAGCTCCCGGTGACTGCTTTTGAAGCCTTTGATCTGGAGGCCCGTACATGGACCCGGCATCCAAGCCTACCCAGCCGTCGGGCCTTTGCTGGCTGCGCCATGGCTGAAGGCAGCGTCTTTAGCCTGGGTGGCCTGCAGCAGCCTGGGCCCCACAACTTCTACTCTCGCCCACACTTTGTCAACACTGTGGAGATGTTTGACCTGGAGCATG GGTCCTGGACCAAATTGCCCCGCAGCCTGCGCATGAGGGATAAGAGGGCAGACTTTGTGGTTGGGTCCCTTGGGGGCCACATTGTGGCCATTGGGGGCCTTG GAAACCAGCCATGTCCTTTGGGCTCTGTGGAGAGCTTTAGCCTTGCACGGCGGCGCTGGGAGGCATTGCCTGCCATGCCCACTGCCCGCTGCTCCTGCTCTAGTCTGCAGGCTGGGCCCCGGCTGTTTGTTATTGGGGGTGTGGCCCAGGGCCCCAGTCAAGCCGTGGAGGCACTGTGTCTGCGTGATGGGGTCTGA
- the KLHDC8B gene encoding kelch domain-containing protein 8B, with product MSAGGGRAFAWQVFPPMPTCRVYGTVAHQDGHLLVLGGCGRAGLPLDTAETLDMASHTWLALAPLPTARAGAAAVVLGKQVLVVGGVDEVQSPVAAVEAFLMDEGRWERRATLPQAAMGVATVERDGMVYALGGMGPDTAPQAQVRVYEPRRDCWLSLPSMPTPCYGASTFLHGNKIYVLGGRQGKLPVTAFEAFDLEARTWTRHPSLPSRRAFAGCAMAEGSVFSLGGLQQPGPHNFYSRPHFVNTVEMFDLEHGSWTKLPRSLRMRDKRADFVVGSLGGHIVAIGGLGNQPCPLGSVESFSLARRRWEALPAMPTARCSCSSLQAGPRLFVIGGVAQGPSQAVEALCLRDGV from the exons ATGTCTGCAGGAGGTGGCCGGGCCTTTGCTTGGCAAGTGTTCCCCCCCATGCCCACTTGCCGGGTCTATGGCACAGTGGCACACCAAGATGGGCACCTGCTGGTGTTGGGGGGTTGTGGCCGGGCTGGACTGCCCCTGGACACTGCTGAGACACTGGACATGGCCTCGCACACATGGCTGGCACTGGCACCCCTGCCCACTGCCCGGGCTGGTGCAGCTGCGGTAGTTCTGGGCAAGCAGGTGCTAGTGGTGGGTGGTGTGGATGAGGTCCAGAGCCCGGTAGCTGCTGTAGAGGCCTTCCTGATGGATGAGGGCCGCTGGGAGCGTCGGGCCACCCTCCCTCAAGCAGCCATGGGGGTTGCAACTGTGGAGAGAG ATGGTATGGTGTATGCTCTGGGGGGAATGGGCCCTGACACGGCCCCCCAGGCCCAGGTACGTGTGTATGAGCCCCGTCGGGACTGCTGGCTTTCGCTACCCTCCATGCCCACACCCTGCTATGGGGCCTCCACCTTCCTGCACGGGAACAAGATCTATGTCCTGG GGGGCCGCCAGGGCAAGCTCCCGGTGACTGCTTTTGAAGCCTTTGATCTGGAGGCCCGTACATGGACCCGGCATCCAAGCCTACCCAGCCGTCGGGCCTTTGCTGGCTGCGCCATGGCTGAAGGCAGCGTCTTTAGCCTGGGTGGCCTGCAGCAGCCTGGGCCCCACAACTTCTACTCTCGCCCACACTTTGTCAACACTGTGGAGATGTTTGACCTGGAGCATG GGTCCTGGACCAAATTGCCCCGCAGCCTGCGCATGAGGGATAAGAGGGCAGACTTTGTGGTTGGGTCCCTTGGGGGCCACATTGTGGCCATTGGGGGCCTTG GAAACCAGCCATGTCCTTTGGGCTCTGTGGAGAGCTTTAGCCTTGCACGGCGGCGCTGGGAGGCATTGCCTGCCATGCCCACTGCCCGCTGCTCCTGCTCTAGTCTGCAGGCTGGGCCCCGGCTGTTTGTTATTGGGGGTGTGGCCCAGGGCCCCAGTCAAGCCGTGGAGGCACTGTGTCTGCGTGATGGGGTCTGA
- the CIMIP7 gene encoding ciliary microtubule inner protein 7, with the protein MQSALVGSWHNNGFYGHYRSQFKSESAREYHLAAKPQPPAVFLQRCQEPAQRHFFSKHDNRTSFDKGPYCLLQGIGRRKDLERLWQRHTFLRWAPCEIELRQQGPLESSYQADFRPGPGLSGLPQHLIHFVQVQPSHTRTTYQQNFCCPSQGGHYGSYKVGPQAPVTDVLPDLPGIPRPKLLQHYLHAGVSECLNWSRALNKDS; encoded by the exons ATGCAAAGTGCTTTAGTAGGCTCCTGG CACAACAATGGCTTCTATGGGCACTACAGAAGCCAATTCAAGAGTGAAAGTGCTAGAGAATACCACCTTGCAGCCAAGCCCCAGCCTCCAGCAGTGTTCCTGCAGCGATGTCAG GAGCCGGCGCAGCGACACTTCTTCTCCAAGCACGACAACCGTACTTCCTTTGACAAA GGTCCCTATTGCCTGCTGCAGGGAATCGGAAGGCGGAAGGACCTGGAGCGCCTGTGGCAGCGGCACACCTTCCTGCGCTGGGCACCCTGTGAGATAGAGTTGCGCCAGCAGGGGCCCCTGGAATCTTCTTACCAGGCTGATTTCAGGCCAGGCCCAGGACTCAGTGGCCTCCCCCAGCACCTCATCCACTTTGTGCAGGTCCAGCCTTCCCATACCAGGACCACCTACCAGCAGAACTTCTGCTGCCCATCCCAGGGTGGCCACTATGGCAGCTACAAGGTAGGGCCCCAGGCGCCGGTCACTGACGTACTGCCTGACCTCCCAGGGATCCCAAGACCCAAGCTGCTGCAGCACTACCTTCATGCTGGGGTCTCTGAGTGTCTAAACTGGTCCAGAGCATTAAACAAGGACAGCTGA
- the CIMIP7 gene encoding ciliary microtubule inner protein 7 isoform X2 — translation MQSALVGSWEPAQRHFFSKHDNRTSFDKEGPYCLLQGIGRRKDLERLWQRHTFLRWAPCEIELRQQGPLESSYQADFRPGPGLSGLPQHLIHFVQVQPSHTRTTYQQNFCCPSQGGHYGSYKVGPQAPVTDVLPDLPGIPRPKLLQHYLHAGVSECLNWSRALNKDS, via the exons ATGCAAAGTGCTTTAGTAGGCTCCTGG GAGCCGGCGCAGCGACACTTCTTCTCCAAGCACGACAACCGTACTTCCTTTGACAAA GAGGGTCCCTATTGCCTGCTGCAGGGAATCGGAAGGCGGAAGGACCTGGAGCGCCTGTGGCAGCGGCACACCTTCCTGCGCTGGGCACCCTGTGAGATAGAGTTGCGCCAGCAGGGGCCCCTGGAATCTTCTTACCAGGCTGATTTCAGGCCAGGCCCAGGACTCAGTGGCCTCCCCCAGCACCTCATCCACTTTGTGCAGGTCCAGCCTTCCCATACCAGGACCACCTACCAGCAGAACTTCTGCTGCCCATCCCAGGGTGGCCACTATGGCAGCTACAAGGTAGGGCCCCAGGCGCCGGTCACTGACGTACTGCCTGACCTCCCAGGGATCCCAAGACCCAAGCTGCTGCAGCACTACCTTCATGCTGGGGTCTCTGAGTGTCTAAACTGGTCCAGAGCATTAAACAAGGACAGCTGA
- the CIMIP7 gene encoding ciliary microtubule inner protein 7 isoform X1 has translation MQSALVGSWHNNGFYGHYRSQFKSESAREYHLAAKPQPPAVFLQRCQEPAQRHFFSKHDNRTSFDKEGPYCLLQGIGRRKDLERLWQRHTFLRWAPCEIELRQQGPLESSYQADFRPGPGLSGLPQHLIHFVQVQPSHTRTTYQQNFCCPSQGGHYGSYKVGPQAPVTDVLPDLPGIPRPKLLQHYLHAGVSECLNWSRALNKDS, from the exons ATGCAAAGTGCTTTAGTAGGCTCCTGG CACAACAATGGCTTCTATGGGCACTACAGAAGCCAATTCAAGAGTGAAAGTGCTAGAGAATACCACCTTGCAGCCAAGCCCCAGCCTCCAGCAGTGTTCCTGCAGCGATGTCAG GAGCCGGCGCAGCGACACTTCTTCTCCAAGCACGACAACCGTACTTCCTTTGACAAA GAGGGTCCCTATTGCCTGCTGCAGGGAATCGGAAGGCGGAAGGACCTGGAGCGCCTGTGGCAGCGGCACACCTTCCTGCGCTGGGCACCCTGTGAGATAGAGTTGCGCCAGCAGGGGCCCCTGGAATCTTCTTACCAGGCTGATTTCAGGCCAGGCCCAGGACTCAGTGGCCTCCCCCAGCACCTCATCCACTTTGTGCAGGTCCAGCCTTCCCATACCAGGACCACCTACCAGCAGAACTTCTGCTGCCCATCCCAGGGTGGCCACTATGGCAGCTACAAGGTAGGGCCCCAGGCGCCGGTCACTGACGTACTGCCTGACCTCCCAGGGATCCCAAGACCCAAGCTGCTGCAGCACTACCTTCATGCTGGGGTCTCTGAGTGTCTAAACTGGTCCAGAGCATTAAACAAGGACAGCTGA